The following proteins are co-located in the Echinicola sp. 20G genome:
- a CDS encoding LacI family DNA-binding transcriptional regulator, with the protein MSEKHQLTLKDIARELGLAVSTVSRALKSHPDISKETIKLVKDYAEKHHYVPNLLAVNFRKSKTFNIGLIIPELVHQFFSSIISGVIKEANQHGYNVMICQSNEHVDDEKKVAQALLNSRVDGVIISLSNETDEVSHLKEFVAADIPVVQVDKISDSFDTPKVIVNDFAGAYQAVSHFVKSGYRKIAHIRGRLNVQHSNERFRGYAEAIKDEGLSYSEDYIKVCDQLTEEEGYEFAEQLMSLPEPPDAIFCVTDLVALGVMKYLREKNIQVPDQVGVIGFSNWKLGEIISPTLSTVHQPGYELGEKATELLLDKIVNGMDSPNQTVVLNADLIVRESVKN; encoded by the coding sequence ATGTCGGAGAAGCATCAATTGACACTGAAGGATATTGCACGGGAACTTGGCCTTGCTGTTTCTACGGTTTCTCGAGCGCTGAAGTCTCACCCAGACATCAGCAAGGAAACCATCAAGCTGGTAAAGGACTATGCAGAAAAGCATCATTATGTACCAAACCTGCTGGCAGTAAACTTTAGGAAAAGTAAAACTTTTAATATTGGCCTGATCATTCCAGAGTTGGTCCATCAGTTTTTCTCCTCTATCATTAGTGGAGTCATCAAGGAAGCCAATCAACATGGCTACAATGTCATGATTTGTCAATCCAATGAGCATGTGGATGATGAAAAGAAAGTAGCCCAAGCTTTATTAAATAGCCGTGTTGATGGTGTGATTATCTCTTTGTCCAATGAAACGGATGAGGTAAGTCACCTGAAGGAGTTTGTAGCTGCAGATATTCCTGTTGTTCAAGTGGATAAGATCAGTGATTCATTTGATACCCCAAAAGTTATCGTCAATGATTTTGCCGGGGCTTATCAGGCTGTTAGTCATTTTGTAAAATCTGGTTATCGTAAAATTGCGCATATCCGCGGTAGGTTAAATGTCCAACATTCCAACGAGCGTTTTCGAGGATATGCTGAAGCTATTAAAGATGAGGGGCTGAGCTATTCCGAAGATTATATCAAAGTATGTGACCAGTTGACTGAGGAGGAGGGGTATGAGTTTGCAGAACAATTGATGTCACTTCCAGAGCCTCCAGATGCTATTTTCTGTGTGACAGATTTAGTGGCTTTGGGTGTAATGAAGTACCTGCGAGAAAAAAACATACAAGTACCTGACCAAGTTGGAGTGATTGGTTTTAGCAATTGGAAGCTAGGAGAGATCATCAGCCCCACTTTAAGTACTGTTCATCAACCCGGTTATGAATTGGGTGAAAAAGCTACAGAACTACTATTGGACAAAATTGTCAATGGGATGGATAGTCCCAATCAGACGGTGGTCTTGAATGCCGATTTAATTGTTCGTGAGTCAGTGAAAAATTAA
- a CDS encoding YwbE family protein — protein sequence MLDGKKRSDIKIGDLVEVVQKHHQRTGELTEGLVKRILTKSPNHPHGIKVQLDTGEVGRVKNIIKEED from the coding sequence ATGCTGGATGGTAAAAAAAGAAGTGATATCAAAATTGGAGACCTGGTAGAAGTGGTCCAAAAGCACCACCAAAGAACAGGTGAACTCACAGAGGGGCTGGTAAAAAGAATTCTGACCAAATCACCTAATCATCCACATGGGATCAAAGTGCAGTTGGATACAGGAGAGGTAGGAAGGGTGAAAAACATAATTAAGGAGGAAGACTAA
- a CDS encoding glycoside hydrolase family 3 N-terminal domain-containing protein gives MQIIHRLSVGLAIFLGTMGSLKAQQKNIYHKDWIDFNKNGQKDIYEDPSQPVDKRIKDLLSQMNLNEKTCQMATLYGYKRVLADELPTPEWKNEVWKDGIANIDEQLNGLRKTQYSFPYSKHAEAINTIQHWFVEETRLGIPVDFSNEAIHGLNHDQATPFPAPIAIGSTWNKELVRKAGIIAGREGKALGYTNLYAPILDLARDPRWGRVLECYGEDPFHVTALGQQMVEGIQSQGMAATLKHYAVYSVPKGGRDGYARTDPHLAPREMHQLYLYPYRKIIRESHPWGVMSSYNDWDGEPVSASHYFLTELLRQQYGFKGYVVSDSEAVEFVHSKHHVATSYKDGIRQVAEAGLNVRTHFTPPQDFIMPMRELVEEGKLSMETLDRNVSDVLRVKFELGLFDSPYVKDPKAADKIVADADAKEFVMQMARESLVLLKNENNLLPLDLTSLKNIMVTGPLAEDETAYVSRYGPQNIEVTNVLEGIQQYVGDAANITFEKGCEVVDATWPESEIIPTPLTDEEKNMIQKAVDQARQSDVVIAVMGQDEKRCGESKSRTGLNLPGRQLQLLQALHATGKPIVLVLINGQPLTINWENRYLPAILEAWFPNAEGGTAIAETLFGDYNPGGKLPVTFPKSIGQIELNFPFKPGSHAGQPGSGPNGYGNTAVIGPLYPFGYGLSYTSFDYENLTLSHSQQHSKGTIEVSFDITNSGKMKGDEIAQLYIKDKYSSVTTYVSQLRGFERVALAPGETKTVTFTIGPDDLELLDKNMNWTVEPGLFEVMIGSSSEDIKLRQEFEILE, from the coding sequence ATGCAAATCATTCACCGACTGTCCGTAGGCCTGGCAATATTCCTTGGCACCATGGGCAGTTTGAAAGCCCAACAAAAAAACATCTATCATAAAGACTGGATAGATTTCAATAAAAATGGACAAAAAGACATCTATGAAGACCCATCACAGCCGGTAGATAAACGAATCAAGGATTTGCTCAGCCAAATGAACTTGAATGAAAAGACCTGCCAAATGGCCACCCTATATGGTTATAAAAGGGTCTTGGCTGATGAACTTCCTACTCCAGAATGGAAAAATGAAGTTTGGAAAGACGGTATTGCAAATATCGATGAACAACTCAATGGGCTTAGAAAAACCCAATATTCCTTTCCTTACAGCAAACATGCTGAAGCCATCAATACCATACAACATTGGTTTGTGGAAGAAACAAGGTTGGGCATCCCAGTAGACTTTTCCAATGAAGCCATCCATGGCCTGAACCATGACCAGGCTACTCCATTTCCAGCCCCTATTGCCATTGGAAGTACTTGGAACAAAGAATTGGTAAGAAAAGCTGGAATCATTGCTGGACGAGAAGGCAAAGCACTTGGCTATACCAACCTTTACGCTCCAATTCTTGACTTGGCCAGAGATCCAAGATGGGGCCGTGTATTGGAATGTTATGGAGAAGACCCCTTTCATGTTACTGCTTTAGGGCAGCAAATGGTTGAAGGAATCCAATCTCAGGGCATGGCTGCGACATTGAAACATTATGCAGTTTACAGTGTTCCCAAAGGTGGCCGAGATGGTTATGCCAGAACTGATCCTCATTTGGCCCCAAGGGAAATGCACCAGCTTTACCTTTATCCCTACCGTAAAATTATCCGCGAATCCCATCCTTGGGGTGTGATGAGCAGTTATAATGATTGGGACGGAGAACCTGTAAGTGCCAGCCATTATTTTCTTACAGAACTTTTGCGCCAACAGTATGGATTCAAGGGATATGTTGTTTCTGACAGTGAGGCGGTAGAGTTTGTACACTCCAAACACCATGTAGCCACTTCTTATAAAGATGGCATCCGCCAAGTCGCAGAAGCAGGACTCAATGTTCGTACACATTTTACGCCTCCACAGGATTTTATAATGCCCATGAGGGAATTGGTGGAAGAGGGTAAGCTATCGATGGAAACCCTGGATAGAAATGTCAGTGATGTACTAAGAGTGAAATTTGAGCTAGGACTTTTTGACTCTCCCTATGTAAAAGACCCAAAAGCTGCTGATAAAATTGTAGCGGATGCAGATGCAAAAGAATTCGTCATGCAGATGGCCAGGGAGTCATTGGTATTACTAAAGAATGAAAATAACCTACTTCCTCTTGACCTAACTTCCCTGAAAAACATTATGGTTACTGGACCATTGGCAGAGGATGAAACGGCTTATGTAAGCCGATATGGCCCCCAGAATATAGAGGTAACCAATGTACTTGAAGGAATCCAACAGTATGTAGGTGATGCTGCCAACATCACTTTTGAAAAGGGTTGTGAGGTAGTGGATGCCACATGGCCTGAAAGTGAAATCATCCCTACCCCACTCACAGACGAAGAGAAAAACATGATCCAAAAGGCTGTTGATCAAGCTAGACAGTCTGATGTGGTTATAGCCGTCATGGGACAAGATGAAAAACGTTGTGGTGAAAGTAAATCCAGAACTGGCCTTAATTTACCAGGGAGACAACTGCAATTGCTGCAGGCGCTTCATGCCACTGGAAAACCTATTGTTTTGGTCTTGATCAATGGACAGCCACTGACCATCAATTGGGAAAATAGATATCTTCCAGCAATTTTGGAGGCTTGGTTCCCCAATGCCGAAGGAGGCACAGCCATTGCTGAAACCCTCTTCGGTGATTATAACCCTGGCGGAAAGTTACCAGTAACCTTCCCTAAGAGTATTGGTCAAATAGAGCTCAATTTCCCTTTCAAACCGGGTTCTCATGCTGGCCAACCAGGATCTGGCCCTAATGGATATGGAAACACTGCCGTAATTGGCCCCTTGTATCCATTTGGTTATGGTTTAAGCTACACCAGCTTTGACTACGAAAACCTAACTCTCAGCCATTCTCAGCAACACTCTAAGGGCACGATTGAAGTTTCATTTGACATTACCAATTCGGGTAAAATGAAAGGGGATGAAATAGCTCAGCTGTATATCAAAGACAAATACAGCAGTGTCACTACTTATGTCAGTCAGTTAAGGGGTTTTGAGAGGGTAGCACTTGCACCAGGAGAAACCAAAACAGTTACCTTCACCATAGGTCCTGATGATTTGGAATTGTTGGACAAAAACATGAATTGGACAGTAGAACCAGGCCTGTTTGAAGTAATGATAGGAAGTAGCTCTGAAGACATTAAACTCCGTCAAGAATTTGAAATTCTTGAATAG
- a CDS encoding LytTR family DNA-binding domain-containing protein — MLKAIAIDDEPLALEVIKSHASKVSFISLQKNFTNAFEALDYMQVNPVDLIFLDIKMPDISGMEFATLPAKKPMIIFTTAYSEHAVKSFELDAIDYLLKPFSLARFTKACTKANELWMLKNQKGPDKVTSLFLKTGYEQVKVLLDDILFLEASGNYVTFQTVDSKIMTRMTFQEAENLLPEDFCRIHRSFIVHKSKIDKVERHQLSLGKHTVPIGSSYADNLNLNPIN, encoded by the coding sequence ATGCTAAAAGCCATTGCCATAGATGATGAACCCCTTGCCTTGGAAGTGATCAAAAGCCATGCTTCCAAGGTGAGCTTTATCTCCCTTCAAAAAAACTTCACCAATGCATTTGAGGCCTTGGATTATATGCAGGTCAACCCTGTTGACTTGATATTTTTGGACATCAAGATGCCTGATATTTCAGGAATGGAATTCGCTACTTTACCAGCTAAAAAGCCCATGATCATTTTTACTACTGCTTATTCCGAGCATGCGGTAAAAAGTTTTGAATTGGATGCCATTGATTACCTGCTCAAACCATTTTCCTTGGCACGATTTACCAAAGCCTGTACCAAAGCCAATGAGCTTTGGATGCTGAAAAACCAAAAAGGACCTGATAAGGTTACCTCTTTGTTTTTGAAAACAGGTTATGAGCAAGTAAAGGTCCTGTTAGATGACATTTTGTTCCTGGAGGCTTCAGGAAACTATGTCACCTTTCAAACTGTCGACAGCAAAATCATGACGAGAATGACCTTTCAGGAAGCCGAAAATCTCTTGCCTGAGGATTTTTGTAGGATACATCGGTCTTTTATCGTACACAAATCAAAAATTGATAAAGTGGAAAGGCACCAACTATCCCTTGGAAAACATACCGTTCCAATTGGCAGCAGCTATGCGGATAACCTGAACCTAAATCCTATCAATTAA
- a CDS encoding sensor histidine kinase, which translates to MKEKPLHFRKIELWLVSITFFLIILSNILGGKVGIGNLGHNNDQMARYFAYIFMPSFMFVAFYLMHMKIIPLYLKEKKMWKLIVFGLLSFFVTWLLVGIFYVSSDLGRNPFVPFYFSGVALYSGYFILASFLKNLILNRKDPSYFTYNILRLTTAYTFLAIFLFKFHRNFNDVITVIYIFIIPALIAIFIYNYFLVYRNREIGKNKPALFYYWLLPILMLITFGIIAGISEAEEAIVVGVVSVAALMLIVNPASNAIFKKYQEHIETLDTLNVQLEEKTTDLKQLRNQINPHFLFNALNTIYGISLQENAEKTSESVQKLGDMMRFMLHENTQEAIPLNREIDYLINYVDLQELRIQEQENIDILFSRKEEHCKGNIAPMLLIPFIENAFKHGISLQKKSWVKINLRCLEGSLHLDINNSIHRKSEEDPENVPSGIGLNNVRQRLNLLYPNRYELVIRENDLEYFVHLSIQLNKS; encoded by the coding sequence ATGAAAGAAAAACCTCTACATTTCAGAAAAATTGAGCTATGGCTCGTATCGATCACATTTTTTCTCATTATCCTGAGCAATATCCTCGGAGGAAAAGTCGGTATAGGTAACCTAGGGCATAACAACGACCAAATGGCGCGTTACTTCGCCTACATTTTTATGCCATCTTTTATGTTTGTGGCTTTTTACCTAATGCATATGAAGATTATTCCACTCTACCTTAAAGAAAAAAAGATGTGGAAGTTGATAGTCTTCGGACTTTTATCTTTTTTTGTTACCTGGCTGTTGGTTGGCATCTTCTACGTCAGCAGTGATTTAGGAAGAAATCCTTTTGTCCCCTTTTATTTCTCTGGGGTAGCTTTGTATTCGGGCTATTTTATTCTTGCTAGTTTTCTCAAAAACCTTATTTTAAACCGAAAAGACCCTAGTTACTTTACATATAACATCCTAAGGTTAACTACAGCTTATACATTTTTAGCGATATTTCTATTTAAATTTCACCGCAATTTCAATGATGTAATTACAGTCATTTATATTTTCATCATTCCTGCGCTTATTGCCATATTCATTTACAACTACTTTTTGGTTTACAGAAATAGGGAAATCGGTAAAAACAAACCTGCACTTTTCTATTATTGGCTATTACCAATTTTAATGCTAATTACCTTCGGTATCATTGCTGGTATTTCAGAAGCTGAGGAAGCTATTGTGGTGGGAGTGGTTTCTGTGGCTGCCCTGATGCTGATTGTTAACCCGGCTTCAAATGCTATTTTCAAAAAATATCAGGAACATATTGAAACCCTTGATACTTTAAATGTCCAGCTGGAGGAAAAGACTACAGATCTCAAACAACTAAGAAATCAAATCAATCCTCACTTTCTCTTCAATGCCCTGAATACTATCTATGGAATTTCCTTGCAGGAAAATGCCGAAAAAACTTCAGAAAGTGTCCAGAAACTGGGGGACATGATGCGATTTATGCTCCACGAAAATACGCAGGAAGCCATCCCATTGAATAGGGAAATAGACTATCTAATCAATTACGTAGATTTACAGGAACTCAGAATTCAAGAGCAAGAAAACATTGACATTCTATTTAGCCGAAAAGAAGAGCATTGCAAAGGAAATATAGCCCCCATGCTGCTGATCCCCTTCATTGAAAATGCCTTCAAACATGGAATTAGCTTGCAGAAAAAATCATGGGTCAAGATCAACCTTCGGTGCCTTGAAGGTTCACTTCACTTGGACATTAATAATAGTATCCACCGCAAAAGCGAAGAAGATCCCGAGAATGTCCCTTCCGGAATTGGACTTAATAATGTGCGTCAGAGACTCAACTTACTTTATCCTAATCGCTACGAACTCGTGATACGGGAAAATGATTTGGAATATTTTGTACATTTATCTATCCAATTGAACAAAAGCTAA
- a CDS encoding class I SAM-dependent methyltransferase: MASLKRFETSWSQFKDQYDERFYRMWKYYLSSCAGSFRARKNQLWQIVMVKETFKGDYKAIRNLQRKPTA; the protein is encoded by the coding sequence ATGGCCTCGCTAAAGCGCTTTGAAACAAGCTGGTCACAATTCAAGGATCAATATGATGAGCGTTTCTATAGAATGTGGAAATATTATCTTTCTTCTTGCGCCGGGTCCTTTCGTGCAAGGAAGAACCAATTGTGGCAAATTGTGATGGTCAAGGAAACTTTTAAAGGAGACTATAAGGCTATTAGAAATCTGCAAAGAAAACCTACTGCGTGA
- a CDS encoding M23 family metallopeptidase has product MSRIKYYYDPKTCKYERYTKSKWDVLLGVLGFLSLSSLLAVGILLVFSYYFDSPKELLLKKENEELKLYYEMMDTEVTRLNDMMADLKDRDDNLYRVIFESEPIPSSIREAGYGGSDRFRDLKEKGLRQEDLIVGVMENVGKLKKQMYVQSLSYDELAEKALNKEEYWASIPAIQPVHNEDLKRLASGFGVRLHPILKVRKMHAGIDFSAPKGTPIYATGDGKVIQVKTEFGGYGKSIVIDHGFGFQTRYGHMNEFKVKRGQTVKRGDLIGTVGNTGSSTAPHVHYEVIKDGRRINPVNYFFKDLEPSEFDKILELASRENQSLS; this is encoded by the coding sequence ATGAGTAGAATAAAATATTACTACGATCCTAAAACCTGTAAATATGAAAGATACACCAAGAGTAAATGGGATGTACTTTTAGGGGTTTTAGGTTTCCTGTCATTATCCTCTTTGCTAGCAGTAGGCATTTTGTTGGTCTTTAGCTACTACTTTGACAGTCCAAAAGAACTCCTTTTGAAAAAGGAAAATGAAGAACTCAAGCTCTATTATGAAATGATGGATACTGAGGTCACCCGTTTGAACGATATGATGGCGGACCTTAAGGACAGGGATGACAATCTCTATCGCGTCATTTTTGAATCAGAGCCCATTCCTTCATCGATCAGGGAAGCAGGATATGGCGGAAGTGATCGGTTCAGGGATTTAAAGGAAAAAGGCCTCCGACAAGAAGACCTTATCGTAGGCGTAATGGAAAATGTAGGGAAGCTGAAAAAGCAAATGTATGTACAGTCTCTTTCTTATGATGAATTGGCAGAAAAAGCCCTCAATAAAGAAGAGTATTGGGCTTCTATCCCTGCTATCCAGCCTGTTCATAATGAAGACCTCAAAAGACTTGCTTCGGGATTTGGAGTGCGCCTCCATCCTATCTTAAAAGTACGCAAAATGCATGCTGGTATAGACTTTTCTGCCCCTAAAGGAACCCCCATTTATGCCACCGGAGATGGTAAGGTAATTCAGGTAAAAACTGAATTTGGAGGTTACGGAAAGTCAATTGTCATTGACCATGGTTTCGGTTTCCAAACTAGGTATGGCCATATGAATGAATTCAAAGTAAAAAGAGGGCAAACAGTCAAGAGAGGTGACTTGATTGGCACGGTGGGCAACACAGGTTCATCTACTGCTCCTCATGTCCATTATGAGGTTATCAAGGACGGTCGTAGGATCAATCCAGTCAACTACTTCTTCAAAGATTTGGAACCTTCAGAGTTTGACAAAATACTTGAATTGGCTTCCAGAGAAAACCAATCACTGTCATAA